The Novibacillus thermophilus genome segment TTCTTCATCTGTGTTAAAACGTTTACACACTTCGTGCACGGATAGCTGGACGTAACCCCTTTCGTCCAAGTGGCCCAATATGAAGAGGGCCAATCGCCTTTCAAGCGGTTTCAAGTTTACGAGACGTAACTGCTCTTCCATCTGTTCCTGTAACGACTTCCCAACACTGACGTTCTCCCACCACTTGTCCGGTGTCTCATCAGTCTGGCGGTATTTTAAATTTTTCCACGATGTCACCGTCCCGGATGTCGGTTCCTCCCAGTCGAGTACCGGGTTTTCCATCACTTGTTCTGCCAGGTACGTGTTTAACTCTGTTATGGAATACTGCAATACAGACAAGGCCTGTCGCAACTCGGGAGTCATGACTAACTGCTGACGTTGTTCTTGAACGAGATGCATTCCCGCTTGCATTGTGATCACCTGTCTCTATGATAACAAAAAATCGGCGTTCTGTATCTACTTTTGTCAACTTACATGTCAATTTTTTTGATGAATGCCGTCTTGATTGTGAACGGGAAATCACATATAATAGTTAATGTTTCACTCTCTGCGCCTATAGCTCAGGGGATAGAGCGCTGGTCTCCGGAACCAGGTGCCCAGGTTCGAATCCTGGTAGGCGCACCACTTATAAACGGAATATCCCAAGGGTTCAGCGCCTTGCCACAAGTCGGCAGGGCGCTTTTGATTTTCCTCCACCCCGTCGTCCGGGAAAAGGGGCGTGTTTTACCTTGAAGGTTATCAATCTGTCAAAAGTAGTATACAATAAGGAGTGTGACAATTGCTGCAAAATACATACAGGGTTGAGTTTGACCTTTTTTGACCTTTACGTTATGATAAAAAGACGTAAACTGAATGACTTAACTATGAGGAGGTTACGACATTGACCACTTTAGTTCCGACAGTGGTAGAACAAACGAATCGCGGCGAGAGAGCTTACGACATCTATTCCCGCTTGTTAAAAGACCGGATCATTTTCTTAGGCAGCCCCATTAACGACCAGGTGGCGAATTTAGTCGTGGCACAGCTGTTGTTTTTACAGGCAGAGGACTCCAGCAAAGACATCTCCCTGTACATCAACAGCCCCGGCGGTTCAATTACAGCTGGTATGGCCATATACGACACGATGCAGTACATCAAACCGGACGTGAGCACCATCTGTATCGGATTGGCGGCGTCCATGGCAGCGTTTCTGCTCTCTTCCGGAACGAAGGGCAAGCGTTTCGTGCTGCCTAACAGCGAAGTCATGATTCACCAACCGCTCGGCGGCGCAGAGGGACAAGCGGCAGACATCGAGATCAGAGCCAAACGCATCTTACGACTGCGCGACCGCTTAAACCAACTGCTTTCAGAACAGACGGGACAATCGCTGAAAAAAATCGAAAAAGATACCGACCGCGATCATTTCATGAGCGCAGAAGAAGCCAAGGCGTACGGTCTGGTCGACGACATTATTCAACGCCCGCCCGTGAAGTAAAGTCTTATAGGTGTATAGAAGACAACCGATCCTAAAAGTGGATCGGTTGCATTTTTTATGTCGGCTACTCTTCTTTACTGACCATTGCCACAAGGGCGTCAACGGCTTCCTGGGCATCGGAGCCTTCGGCCGAAATGGTGATTTCCGTGTTCGTACTGATGGCGAGGC includes the following:
- the clpP gene encoding ATP-dependent Clp endopeptidase proteolytic subunit ClpP; its protein translation is MTTLVPTVVEQTNRGERAYDIYSRLLKDRIIFLGSPINDQVANLVVAQLLFLQAEDSSKDISLYINSPGGSITAGMAIYDTMQYIKPDVSTICIGLAASMAAFLLSSGTKGKRFVLPNSEVMIHQPLGGAEGQAADIEIRAKRILRLRDRLNQLLSEQTGQSLKKIEKDTDRDHFMSAEEAKAYGLVDDIIQRPPVK